In one Komagataeibacter sp. FNDCR2 genomic region, the following are encoded:
- a CDS encoding response regulator transcription factor, with translation MAGARPILIADDDQTLRQMLVEQLQVDGEFEAIEAGSVAEAWEKLQAPGARFDAIILDVSLPDGDGRDFCAELRRKGKRIPIIILTGSDDETDVVRGLDAGANDYVAKPFRIAELLARLRAQMRIFENSEDAVFAIGPYIFRPSAKLLQETAKNRRIRLTEKEAAILKFLYRAGTRPVPRQVLLNEVWGYNAAVTTHTLETHIYRLRQKIEPDPTNATLLVTEGGGYRLDPEGGKTLPV, from the coding sequence ATGGCAGGAGCACGTCCCATACTGATAGCGGACGACGATCAGACTTTACGTCAAATGCTCGTTGAACAGCTACAGGTTGATGGTGAATTTGAAGCGATCGAGGCCGGCTCCGTCGCCGAGGCCTGGGAAAAACTGCAGGCACCGGGCGCCCGGTTCGACGCGATCATTCTGGATGTTTCCCTGCCCGACGGGGATGGGCGCGATTTCTGCGCCGAGCTGCGCCGCAAGGGCAAGCGGATTCCCATCATCATCCTGACCGGCTCCGACGATGAGACCGATGTGGTGCGTGGGCTGGACGCCGGGGCGAATGATTATGTCGCCAAGCCGTTCCGTATTGCGGAGCTTCTGGCCCGCCTGCGCGCGCAGATGCGTATTTTTGAAAACAGCGAGGATGCGGTCTTCGCAATCGGGCCGTATATCTTCCGCCCGTCCGCCAAGCTGTTACAGGAAACGGCCAAGAACCGCCGTATCCGCCTGACGGAGAAGGAAGCCGCCATCCTGAAATTCCTGTACCGGGCCGGCACCCGCCCCGTGCCCCGCCAGGTGCTGCTGAACGAGGTCTGGGGCTACAACGCGGCTGTCACCACCCATACGCTGGAGACGCATATCTATCGCCTGCGCCAGAAGATCGAGCCCGACCCCACCAATGCGACCCTGCTGGTGACGGAAGGGGGCGGCTACCGCCTGGACCCGGAAGGCGGCAAGACGCTTCCGGTCTGA